The following proteins are co-located in the Flavobacterium sp. CECT 9288 genome:
- the murC gene encoding UDP-N-acetylmuramate--L-alanine ligase, whose product MNLNNIHNVYFIGIGGIGMSNLARYFKTLGKQVSGYDKTPSSLTNELIASGISIHFEDDVQLIPKDFLISNTLVVVTPAVPKTHSEWCFFLEQGYEIKKRAEVLGLITENTFCFAVAGTHGKTTTSGILGHILNESGADVTAFIGGIVENYNSNLIGNGKTITVVEADEFDRSFLHLHPNIACITSMDADHLDIYGTSAAIEESFVEFASKIEDKNNLFITKDLPLEGITCAVNEDAVYKAFNVRVGNGSYVFDVQTPSGVMQNLHFGLPGKHNLMNALMAIGMANLYGTPQDAIAKAIASFKGIKRRFSYQIKTDHKVYIDDYAHHPTEINAVHQAVRELYPNQKVLAIFQPHLFSRTHDFGDEFAKSLSAFDEILLLDIYPARELPMPGITSDWLLQKMTNEHKELVEKKDLVQKIVNSDAAIIVTIGAGDIGEWVPTIKKALNETL is encoded by the coding sequence ATGAATTTAAATAACATACATAACGTTTATTTTATAGGCATCGGAGGAATCGGGATGAGCAATCTTGCTCGTTATTTTAAAACATTAGGAAAGCAAGTTTCTGGATATGATAAAACCCCTTCAAGTCTTACAAATGAATTAATAGCGTCTGGAATTTCAATTCATTTTGAAGATGATGTTCAATTGATTCCAAAAGATTTCTTGATCAGTAATACGCTTGTGGTGGTAACTCCAGCTGTTCCAAAAACGCATTCTGAATGGTGTTTTTTTTTAGAACAAGGATATGAGATAAAAAAGAGAGCGGAGGTTTTAGGTTTGATTACCGAAAATACGTTTTGTTTTGCAGTAGCAGGAACACATGGTAAGACAACTACATCGGGAATTTTGGGACATATTTTGAATGAAAGCGGTGCTGATGTGACAGCTTTTATAGGTGGCATTGTTGAGAATTACAATTCAAATTTAATAGGCAACGGTAAAACAATTACTGTGGTAGAAGCAGATGAATTTGATCGTTCTTTTTTACATTTGCACCCCAATATTGCTTGCATTACCTCTATGGATGCGGATCATCTAGATATTTATGGGACAAGTGCAGCAATTGAAGAGTCGTTTGTAGAGTTTGCCTCTAAAATAGAAGATAAAAATAATCTTTTCATAACAAAGGATTTGCCATTAGAGGGAATAACCTGCGCCGTAAATGAAGATGCTGTTTATAAAGCGTTTAACGTACGTGTCGGAAATGGAAGTTATGTTTTTGATGTTCAAACACCATCTGGTGTGATGCAGAATTTGCATTTTGGACTTCCAGGAAAGCATAATCTTATGAATGCCTTGATGGCAATTGGTATGGCAAATTTATATGGAACTCCTCAAGATGCTATTGCAAAAGCTATTGCGTCATTTAAGGGTATAAAAAGAAGATTTTCATATCAAATAAAAACGGATCATAAAGTCTATATAGATGATTATGCACACCATCCTACTGAGATTAACGCAGTGCATCAAGCAGTAAGAGAGTTGTATCCTAACCAAAAAGTGTTGGCAATTTTTCAGCCACACTTATTTAGTAGAACTCATGATTTTGGGGATGAGTTTGCCAAAAGTTTATCGGCTTTTGATGAGATTTTGCTTTTGGATATTTATCCTGCTAGAGAATTGCCTATGCCAGGGATAACATCAGATTGGTTGTTGCAAAAAATGACTAATGAGCATAAAGAATTGGTTGAAAAGAAAGATTTAGTTCAAAAGATTGTAAATAGTGATGCAGCAATTATTGTAACAATTGGTGCGGGAGATATAGGAGAATGGGTGCCAACAATTAAAAAAGCATTAAATGAAACTCTTTAA
- the ftsA gene encoding cell division protein FtsA, translating to MEKEKIAVGLDIGTTKIVAMIGKKNEYGKLEILGLGKSKSLGVARGVVNNITQTIQSIQQAIQDAENNSGFKIKDVVVGIAGQHIRSIQHTDYISRHNPEEVIGESDIQLLIDQVNKLAMLPGEEIIHVLPQEFKIDGQSEIKEPIGMYGGRLEASFHVVVGQAASIRNVGRCIQSSGIELSGLTLEPLASADAVLSQEEKEAGVALIDIGGGTTDLAIFKDGIIRHTAVIPFGGNVITDDIKEGCSIIEKQAELLKVKFGSAWPGENRDNEIVSIPGLRGREPKEISLKNLSKIINARVVEIIEQVFTEVKAYGHEDPRKKLIAGIVLTGGGAQLKHIKQLVEYITGMDTRIGYPNEHLAGNSDEEISSPLYATAVGLVMKSIENKTQSAVRLDLVAPVKEQPVYRAPVAVAPTPVNEVSEIAIEEEYHIKEKQPDSTATRIQKNFFDRYVDRIKEFLDNAE from the coding sequence ATGGAAAAAGAGAAGATTGCAGTAGGACTAGATATTGGGACAACTAAGATAGTTGCCATGATAGGCAAAAAAAATGAGTATGGTAAACTGGAAATTTTAGGTTTAGGTAAATCTAAAAGTCTTGGTGTGGCTAGAGGTGTGGTTAATAATATTACACAAACTATACAGTCTATACAACAAGCAATCCAAGATGCCGAAAATAATTCAGGTTTTAAAATAAAAGATGTAGTAGTAGGTATTGCAGGTCAGCACATACGTAGTATTCAACATACAGATTATATTAGCAGACACAATCCAGAAGAAGTAATAGGCGAAAGTGACATTCAGCTTCTTATTGATCAAGTAAATAAATTAGCCATGTTACCTGGTGAAGAAATTATTCATGTTTTGCCTCAAGAGTTCAAGATTGATGGTCAGTCAGAGATTAAGGAACCGATAGGAATGTATGGCGGAAGACTTGAAGCAAGTTTTCACGTGGTTGTAGGGCAAGCAGCATCTATAAGAAATGTTGGGCGCTGTATTCAAAGTTCGGGTATTGAGCTTTCTGGGCTTACACTGGAGCCATTAGCGTCTGCTGATGCGGTACTTAGTCAAGAGGAAAAAGAGGCTGGTGTTGCCTTAATTGATATAGGTGGAGGAACCACTGATTTAGCCATTTTTAAAGATGGAATCATTCGTCATACCGCTGTCATCCCTTTTGGAGGGAATGTTATTACTGATGATATTAAGGAAGGATGTTCTATTATTGAAAAGCAAGCCGAGCTTTTAAAAGTGAAGTTTGGATCTGCTTGGCCTGGAGAAAACCGTGACAATGAAATTGTATCAATACCAGGATTAAGAGGAAGAGAGCCAAAAGAAATTTCATTGAAAAATCTTTCTAAAATTATTAACGCACGTGTAGTTGAAATAATTGAACAAGTTTTTACCGAAGTGAAAGCTTATGGTCATGAAGATCCAAGAAAGAAATTAATTGCAGGTATTGTATTAACTGGTGGTGGAGCTCAGTTGAAACATATAAAACAACTAGTAGAATATATTACAGGAATGGATACCAGAATAGGATATCCAAATGAGCACCTAGCAGGGAATTCAGATGAGGAAATATCAAGTCCTTTATATGCAACAGCTGTGGGGTTAGTAATGAAAAGTATAGAAAACAAAACTCAAAGTGCAGTACGATTGGATCTTGTTGCTCCAGTAAAAGAGCAACCAGTTTATAGAGCGCCCGTGGCTGTGGCACCAACTCCTGTAAATGAAGTGTCTGAAATTGCAATAGAGGAAGAATACCATATTAAAGAGAAACAACCGGATTCTACCGCAACTAGAATTCAAAAAAACTTCTTTGATCGTTATGTGGATAGGATCAAAGAATTTCTTGATAATGCAGAATAA
- the murD gene encoding UDP-N-acetylmuramoyl-L-alanine--D-glutamate ligase, with protein MRLVILGGGESGIGTAILGKKKGYDVFVSDFGKIKGNYKEVLSLNSIPWEEEKHTEDLILNADVVMKSPGIPDKSPIVKKLVEKGVSVISEIEFAAPFTNATIIGITGSNGKTTTTMLTYHLLKSAGVNVGLGGNIGKSFAWQVADNKFDFYVLELSSFQLDGVFNFKPHIAIITNISPDHLDRYEYKYENYIDSKFRITMNQTEEDYLIYDADDEAINNWLTTHQTKAKLIPFSLTKTFNEGAHIIQNKMEIKINREDFSMDTEHIALEGKHNMKNAMAATSVAKLMQIRKATIRESLSNFQGVEHRLEKVLKIQNIQYINDSKATNVNATFFALDSMNAPTVWIVGGVDKGNDYNELMPLVREKVKAIVCLGVDNKKIIDAFGNVVDMMVEVTSMSDAVKMAQRLSEKGDTVLLSPACASFDLFESYEDRGKQFKQAVKSL; from the coding sequence ATGAGACTAGTTATTCTTGGTGGGGGAGAAAGCGGTATTGGAACTGCAATTTTAGGAAAGAAGAAAGGGTACGACGTTTTCGTATCTGACTTTGGAAAAATAAAAGGGAATTATAAAGAGGTTTTATCTCTCAATTCAATTCCATGGGAAGAAGAAAAGCATACCGAGGATTTGATTTTGAATGCCGATGTGGTTATGAAAAGCCCTGGTATTCCTGATAAATCTCCTATTGTTAAAAAACTAGTAGAGAAAGGGGTTTCGGTAATATCAGAGATTGAGTTTGCTGCTCCTTTTACAAATGCTACCATTATAGGAATTACGGGTAGTAATGGAAAGACAACTACAACCATGCTTACATATCATTTATTGAAATCAGCTGGGGTAAATGTAGGTTTAGGAGGAAACATAGGCAAAAGTTTTGCTTGGCAGGTGGCCGATAATAAGTTTGATTTTTATGTGCTTGAATTGAGCAGCTTTCAATTAGACGGGGTATTTAATTTCAAGCCACACATTGCAATTATTACGAATATAAGTCCAGATCATTTAGATCGATACGAATACAAATATGAAAATTATATCGATTCAAAGTTTAGAATAACTATGAATCAAACAGAGGAGGATTATCTAATTTATGACGCAGATGACGAAGCGATCAATAATTGGTTAACAACTCATCAAACAAAAGCAAAATTAATTCCTTTTTCATTGACAAAAACATTCAACGAAGGAGCTCACATAATACAAAATAAAATGGAAATTAAAATTAACCGAGAGGATTTTTCAATGGATACAGAGCATATCGCCTTAGAGGGAAAACATAATATGAAAAATGCAATGGCAGCCACTTCAGTAGCAAAATTAATGCAAATTCGAAAAGCTACCATTCGTGAAAGTTTATCAAATTTTCAGGGTGTTGAGCACCGTTTAGAAAAAGTCTTGAAAATTCAGAACATTCAATATATTAATGATTCTAAGGCTACAAATGTAAATGCTACTTTTTTTGCTTTAGATAGTATGAATGCGCCTACAGTATGGATTGTAGGTGGTGTTGATAAAGGAAATGATTATAACGAGTTAATGCCTTTAGTACGTGAAAAGGTAAAGGCAATTGTGTGTCTTGGAGTTGATAATAAAAAAATTATAGACGCATTTGGTAATGTAGTAGACATGATGGTTGAGGTAACTTCTATGAGTGATGCTGTTAAAATGGCGCAGCGTTTGTCAGAGAAAGGAGATACCGTATTATTGTCTCCTGCTTGTGCTAGTTTCGATTTATTTGAAAGCTATGAGGATCGTGGTAAACAATTTAAACAAGCAGTTAAAAGTTTGTAA
- the murG gene encoding undecaprenyldiphospho-muramoylpentapeptide beta-N-acetylglucosaminyltransferase: MKQYKFILSGGGTGGHIYPAIAIANELKLRFPDAEFLFVGAQDKMEMQKVPQAGYVIKGLWIAGLQRKITLDNILFPVKVLSSLWRSRSIIKEFKPDVVIGTGGFASGPLLQSAGMSGIPTLIQEQNSFPGITNKLLSKKASKICVAYENLERFFPQDKIILTGNPVRQDLLDIDSKRSEAISYFNLDDNKKTLLVLGGSLGSRRINQLIEKELDFLIASGVQVFWQCGNFYMAEYKHFSDRENVQVVSFIDRMDLIYAAADFVISRAGASSVSELCLVAKPTIFIPSPNVAEDHQTKNGKAIVDNGGALLLKESELDLKFESVFNKLIHDHQLQINLSNNMKKLAKPNATKDIVDAIVSLLK, encoded by the coding sequence ATGAAACAATATAAATTCATACTTAGCGGCGGAGGAACTGGCGGACATATTTATCCGGCAATTGCTATTGCTAATGAATTAAAATTGCGTTTTCCAGATGCTGAATTCTTATTTGTTGGAGCTCAGGACAAGATGGAAATGCAAAAAGTGCCTCAAGCGGGTTATGTTATAAAAGGATTATGGATCGCAGGATTACAACGTAAAATAACTCTTGATAATATTTTGTTTCCTGTAAAAGTACTTTCTAGCCTGTGGCGCTCTAGATCAATCATAAAAGAGTTTAAGCCAGATGTTGTAATAGGTACTGGTGGATTTGCAAGTGGGCCATTATTGCAATCAGCAGGGATGAGTGGTATTCCTACCTTGATTCAAGAACAAAATTCCTTTCCAGGAATTACAAATAAATTATTGAGTAAAAAGGCTAGTAAAATTTGTGTAGCATACGAAAATCTGGAACGGTTTTTTCCACAAGACAAAATCATTTTAACAGGAAATCCAGTTCGTCAAGATTTATTAGATATCGATTCTAAAAGAAGTGAAGCTATATCGTATTTTAATTTAGACGATAATAAAAAAACACTTCTAGTTTTGGGTGGAAGTTTAGGTTCAAGACGAATTAATCAGCTTATTGAAAAAGAGCTTGATTTTTTAATTGCCTCAGGAGTACAAGTTTTTTGGCAATGTGGTAATTTTTATATGGCCGAGTATAAACATTTTTCTGACAGGGAAAATGTTCAAGTAGTTTCGTTTATTGACAGAATGGATTTAATTTATGCTGCTGCTGATTTTGTGATTTCGCGTGCAGGTGCATCATCAGTATCTGAATTGTGCTTGGTAGCTAAACCCACAATTTTTATACCATCGCCAAATGTAGCCGAAGATCATCAAACCAAAAATGGTAAAGCAATTGTAGATAATGGTGGAGCTTTGCTGCTTAAAGAAAGTGAGTTGGATTTGAAGTTTGAATCTGTTTTCAATAAGCTTATTCATGACCATCAACTTCAAATAAATTTGAGTAATAACATGAAAAAATTGGCTAAACCTAATGCAACAAAAGACATTGTGGATGCCATTGTATCATTGTTAAAATAA
- a CDS encoding cell division protein FtsQ/DivIB, protein MKLFNWTNVRLVLMFVLLIFLFSFTSKRNENRKLKQSTVTFVGVNSPFVKQEIVNKLLIENSDNVRSIQKVNLDLNKLETTIDSHAMIKKSEVYVTIDGVLKAVVEQKTPIARVFDNGKSFYIDYQGGKMPLSDNFTARVPLVSGARNKKNSEELTKLFQVIYNDEFLKKNIIGIQIMPNGSLIMHNRNFDYQIDFGSLNFAVLKFRNYKAFFQKAVLDGSLYKYKKIDLRFTDQVVCTK, encoded by the coding sequence ATGAAACTCTTTAATTGGACAAATGTACGATTAGTACTCATGTTTGTACTGTTGATTTTTTTATTTTCTTTCACATCAAAACGAAATGAAAATAGAAAACTGAAGCAATCTACAGTAACATTTGTGGGAGTTAATTCGCCATTTGTTAAACAAGAAATAGTTAATAAATTGTTGATAGAAAATAGTGACAACGTAAGAAGTATTCAAAAAGTTAATTTAGATTTGAATAAACTAGAAACCACTATTGATTCACATGCTATGATTAAAAAATCAGAAGTATATGTGACCATTGATGGTGTGTTAAAAGCAGTGGTAGAACAAAAGACTCCAATTGCTAGGGTGTTTGATAATGGTAAGTCTTTTTATATTGATTATCAAGGCGGTAAAATGCCTTTGTCAGATAACTTTACAGCGAGAGTACCGCTTGTTTCAGGAGCGAGAAATAAAAAAAATAGCGAAGAATTAACAAAATTATTTCAAGTTATTTACAATGATGAGTTTTTGAAAAAGAACATCATTGGAATACAAATAATGCCAAATGGTAGCTTAATTATGCACAATAGAAATTTTGATTATCAAATAGATTTTGGTAGTCTAAATTTTGCTGTGTTAAAATTTAGGAATTATAAAGCTTTTTTTCAAAAGGCTGTTTTGGATGGTTCTTTGTATAAATATAAAAAAATTGACCTCCGATTTACGGATCAAGTAGTTTGCACTAAATAA
- the mraY gene encoding phospho-N-acetylmuramoyl-pentapeptide-transferase, translating to MLYYLFEYLDKMMDVPGTGVFQYITFRSALALMLSLLLSTIYGKRIIRFLQKQQVGETVRELGLAGQNEKAGTPTMGGLIIIFATLVPVLLFAKLHNIYIVLLIVTTLWMGTIGFIDDYIKIFKKDKQGLKGIFKVIGQVGLGLIVGTVLYFHAGVTVRTDTSTSDIFRAPTSTVVLPAPIEEKSTATTIPFFKNNEFDYAEILAWTGEGYEKWAWLIFIPVVIFIITAVSNGANLTDGIDGLAAGTSAISVLALGIFTFVSGNIIFSNYLNIMYIPNSGEMTVFIAAFVGSLIGFLWYNSYPASVFMGDTGSLTIGGIIAVLAIAVRKEMLIPLLCGIFLVENFSVVLQVSYFKYTKKRFGEGRRIFLMSPLHHHYQKKGYHESKIVTRFWIVAIMLAILSIVTLKLR from the coding sequence ATGCTGTATTATTTATTTGAATATTTAGACAAAATGATGGATGTTCCTGGAACAGGAGTTTTTCAGTACATTACTTTTAGATCAGCATTAGCCTTAATGTTATCGCTATTATTGTCTACTATTTATGGTAAACGAATCATTCGCTTTTTACAAAAACAGCAAGTAGGAGAAACGGTTAGAGAGCTTGGATTAGCGGGTCAAAATGAAAAAGCGGGTACACCTACAATGGGTGGTTTGATTATCATATTTGCAACGCTTGTTCCGGTTTTGCTTTTTGCAAAACTGCACAACATTTATATTGTATTACTTATTGTTACCACGCTTTGGATGGGGACAATAGGGTTTATTGATGATTACATTAAGATTTTTAAAAAGGATAAGCAAGGTTTAAAAGGAATTTTTAAAGTAATAGGACAAGTAGGTTTAGGATTAATAGTAGGGACCGTTCTTTATTTTCATGCAGGTGTTACTGTACGTACAGATACGTCTACATCAGATATTTTTAGAGCACCTACTAGCACCGTTGTTTTACCAGCTCCAATTGAGGAGAAATCAACAGCAACTACAATTCCGTTTTTTAAAAATAATGAGTTTGATTACGCTGAAATTTTAGCTTGGACTGGAGAAGGTTATGAAAAATGGGCGTGGTTAATATTTATTCCGGTGGTAATTTTTATTATCACAGCTGTTTCAAATGGTGCGAATTTAACAGACGGTATAGATGGTCTTGCAGCAGGAACATCGGCCATTTCAGTGCTGGCGTTAGGTATTTTTACGTTTGTATCGGGAAACATTATTTTTTCCAATTACTTGAATATTATGTACATCCCTAATTCGGGAGAAATGACGGTTTTTATAGCGGCATTTGTAGGGTCTTTAATTGGGTTTCTTTGGTATAACTCGTATCCAGCATCGGTATTTATGGGAGATACGGGAAGTTTGACTATTGGGGGAATCATTGCTGTACTAGCAATTGCAGTTCGTAAGGAAATGCTAATCCCATTGTTATGCGGAATTTTTCTAGTCGAGAATTTTTCGGTAGTACTTCAGGTGAGTTATTTTAAGTATACCAAGAAACGTTTTGGCGAAGGCCGAAGAATATTTTTGATGTCCCCTTTACACCATCATTATCAAAAGAAGGGATATCATGAGAGTAAAATTGTTACCCGTTTTTGGATTGTAGCCATCATGTTAGCCATACTGTCCATAGTTACATTAAAATTGAGATAG
- a CDS encoding UDP-N-acetylmuramoyl-L-alanyl-D-glutamate--2,6-diaminopimelate ligase: MKVLKDILYKVAIDSVTGLTDIPVNKIEFDSRKILNGDVFVAIHGTVSNGHDFIEKAIQLGATAIVCQILPAELSPRVTYIKVQDTNAALACMAANFYDSPSQKLKLVGITGTNGKTTIASLLYQLFINAGYKVGLLSTVKIMVNEKEYKATHTTPDSLTINHYLNEMIESGVEYCFMEVSSHGIHQKRTEGLHFTGGVFTNLSHDHLDYHPTFAEYRDVKKAFFDSLPKTGFALTNADDKNGSVMLQNTVANKKTYALKTYADYKAQILENQLSGLLLKINGHEVWVKLIGDFNAYNLLAIYGTALELGLDSLEVLRLLSNLESVSGRFQYIVSNSNVTAIVDYAHTPDALENVLKTINTIRTQNEQLITVVGCGGDRDKAKRPVMADIAASLSDKAIFTSDNPRSEDPLEIISEMEKGVAPHHFKKTISITDRMQAIKTACQLAQPNDILLVAGKGHETYQEINGVRHDFDDMKIVKELLEQLGK, from the coding sequence ATGAAAGTACTAAAAGACATATTATACAAAGTAGCTATAGATTCGGTAACGGGTCTTACAGATATTCCTGTGAATAAAATAGAATTCGATTCTAGAAAAATTCTCAACGGAGATGTGTTTGTTGCTATTCACGGTACAGTTTCAAACGGTCATGATTTTATTGAAAAGGCAATTCAACTTGGAGCCACAGCAATAGTTTGTCAAATTTTGCCAGCTGAACTTTCACCAAGAGTAACGTATATCAAGGTTCAAGATACCAATGCTGCATTGGCTTGCATGGCTGCAAATTTTTATGATTCGCCTTCGCAAAAACTAAAATTAGTTGGTATTACAGGTACTAATGGTAAAACCACTATTGCCTCTTTATTATACCAATTATTTATAAATGCTGGGTATAAAGTTGGCTTGCTTTCTACTGTGAAAATCATGGTGAATGAGAAAGAGTATAAAGCTACTCATACCACTCCAGATTCGTTAACAATAAACCACTACTTAAATGAAATGATAGAAAGTGGTGTTGAATATTGTTTCATGGAAGTGAGTTCTCATGGAATTCATCAAAAGAGAACAGAAGGATTGCATTTTACAGGTGGAGTTTTTACCAATTTGTCTCATGATCATTTAGATTATCACCCCACATTTGCTGAATACAGAGATGTTAAAAAAGCTTTTTTTGATAGTTTACCAAAAACCGGTTTTGCTCTTACCAACGCGGATGATAAAAACGGATCTGTCATGTTACAAAATACCGTTGCTAATAAAAAAACGTACGCCTTAAAAACCTATGCCGATTATAAAGCACAAATTTTAGAAAATCAATTATCAGGATTGTTATTAAAAATAAACGGTCATGAGGTTTGGGTTAAATTGATTGGAGATTTCAATGCGTATAATTTGCTTGCAATTTACGGAACTGCTTTAGAATTAGGACTTGATAGTTTAGAAGTTCTTAGGTTATTATCTAATTTAGAAAGTGTTTCAGGCAGGTTTCAATATATAGTATCGAATTCTAATGTGACTGCTATTGTTGATTATGCTCATACACCAGATGCTCTTGAAAATGTTTTGAAAACAATAAACACCATTCGTACTCAAAACGAGCAGCTGATTACGGTTGTGGGTTGTGGGGGTGATAGGGATAAAGCAAAAAGACCAGTAATGGCTGATATAGCTGCAAGTTTAAGTGACAAAGCTATTTTCACTTCGGATAATCCAAGGAGTGAAGATCCTTTAGAAATCATCTCTGAAATGGAAAAAGGAGTAGCTCCACATCATTTTAAGAAAACAATTTCTATTACAGATAGAATGCAAGCTATTAAAACAGCGTGTCAGTTAGCACAGCCTAATGACATCTTATTGGTTGCAGGTAAAGGTCATGAAACGTACCAAGAGATTAATGGTGTTCGTCATGATTTTGACGATATGAAAATAGTAAAAGAACTATTAGAACAATTAGGAAAATAA
- a CDS encoding FtsW/RodA/SpoVE family cell cycle protein, translating to MKKLISNLKGDKGIWSFVALLALLSFMPVFSASSNLAYIGKGDGNTLGYLVKHIVHIGIGFTIIFMVHKVPYHYFKAIARGSLYFVWLLLAFTLFKGTVIAGANASRWIQIPFIGVTFQPSTLASMVLFIFVARFLSKKRTEPLTFKASVWELWLPVFVTLIFILPANFSTTALIFSMVLMLVFIGKYPLKYMGIVVGTGVVMLAFFMIIAKTFPDAFPNRVDTWISRVENFTSDKPGEDDYQIEKAKIAIASGKLYGLGPGKSVQKNFLPQSSSDFIYAIIIEEYGLVGGVGVIVLYLLLLFRFVVASHKANSLFGKLLVVGLGFPMVFQAMVNMAVAVELLPVTGQTLPLISSGGSSIWMTCFALGIIISVTKKEEEIAEEKKDAAKREEALQKLIDRELDQEYEVVQDYSIEDKAINPMKAVFNK from the coding sequence ATGAAAAAACTAATAAGCAATTTAAAAGGGGATAAAGGGATTTGGTCATTTGTGGCCTTATTAGCCTTGTTGTCTTTTATGCCTGTTTTTAGTGCGAGTAGTAATTTAGCTTACATAGGAAAAGGAGATGGGAATACTCTGGGGTATCTGGTTAAGCATATCGTTCATATAGGAATTGGTTTTACAATAATTTTTATGGTGCATAAAGTACCATATCATTATTTCAAAGCTATTGCAAGGGGTTCTTTGTACTTTGTTTGGTTGCTTTTAGCGTTTACATTATTCAAGGGCACAGTAATTGCAGGTGCTAACGCTAGTAGATGGATTCAAATTCCTTTTATTGGTGTTACTTTTCAGCCCTCGACTCTAGCCTCAATGGTGTTGTTTATATTCGTAGCCCGTTTTTTATCAAAAAAAAGAACTGAACCCTTAACATTTAAAGCGTCTGTGTGGGAGTTATGGCTGCCTGTTTTTGTAACATTAATTTTTATTTTACCTGCAAATTTTAGTACAACAGCCCTTATTTTTTCTATGGTGTTGATGCTAGTTTTTATAGGCAAATATCCATTGAAATATATGGGTATCGTTGTAGGGACAGGAGTAGTAATGTTAGCTTTTTTTATGATTATTGCTAAGACTTTTCCAGATGCATTTCCCAACCGTGTGGACACGTGGATAAGTAGAGTTGAAAATTTCACCAGTGATAAACCTGGAGAAGATGATTACCAAATAGAGAAAGCAAAAATTGCAATCGCATCAGGAAAATTATACGGATTAGGACCAGGTAAAAGTGTCCAAAAAAACTTTTTACCGCAATCTTCATCTGATTTTATATATGCAATTATTATTGAAGAATATGGTCTTGTGGGCGGAGTTGGAGTAATTGTCTTGTACTTGTTGTTGCTATTTCGTTTTGTTGTGGCTTCTCATAAAGCCAATAGCCTTTTTGGAAAATTACTGGTCGTAGGTTTAGGTTTTCCTATGGTTTTTCAGGCCATGGTAAATATGGCAGTTGCTGTTGAACTATTGCCTGTTACAGGGCAAACGTTGCCGCTTATAAGTAGTGGAGGTAGCTCCATTTGGATGACTTGTTTTGCATTAGGAATCATCATTAGCGTGACCAAAAAAGAAGAAGAAATAGCAGAAGAAAAAAAGGACGCTGCAAAAAGAGAAGAAGCGTTGCAAAAACTTATTGATAGAGAGCTTGACCAAGAGTACGAAGTGGTGCAGGATTATTCCATCGAAGATAAAGCTATAAATCCCATGAAGGCAGTGTTTAATAAATAG